A window of the Helianthus annuus cultivar XRQ/B chromosome 4, HanXRQr2.0-SUNRISE, whole genome shotgun sequence genome harbors these coding sequences:
- the LOC110936828 gene encoding protein TIME FOR COFFEE isoform X5, whose translation MKANGGGSKPRPPKSSSKSSSSNPEELEIEIAEVLYGLMTQSQAPSKKEIPSNDSSMKFDSNKSSSDTKSRVSSPISNSTALPQNSTSLSTVAPKRKRPRQVSDNPVSSSIKTEIEHHQRLQSPKTDISSPYLENNSPDSAAAGGGENGVSSFGFTTLPGQKVTSLSSEPSVAAPQPPAAEEERKCGVGAVLTKEEVEKESHMVKLNDGNSKIEAVITTAASTTVINLKIANPETQSQKDEKFEIDLMAPPPQQRTSHGSDGVDNDFSDHRQMATQETSKSKEDDKLRKSDTEEQKPGRIQESGESLKQAVNEDINIQLNIDMEKPNKGCAGMVSGSSNRSLQQVLLKHQHLSAKSETHTEKTAQSSSLPMSMSVTNWPQMGYVAPLQGVISMDGNTMASAPIQPLFTNPRPKRCATHCYIARNIHCNQQFMKMNPFWPAASGSAAPMFGAKPCNLNVMPSTELHANIPQSMQDKGQAVGIFPGYTTGKDTKSSQPATITDPAQRKQVLLQQAMPPVAPNNVLHGPAFIFPFNQQQAVAASASVRPGSSKLTTSTAAGGLGAASGAANSATVSSSTTATAPALSFNYPNITANETQYLAILQNNPYSFPMPAVGAPPNYRPSPHAQAMPLFNGSFYSSQMIHPSQVPQQPQQATPPTQAQNHRPSQSHQTHQNSSGSTSSSHKHLQAQQRQQGSGATAVNGSGSGNAGSLHNSYHAAAHKSRSQQSSQQQNQHMNPALQVRHLESDVTGGEDSPSTADSRVSRAANTMSVYSHNFSMPGHSKAFPQMDHPNGALTKATGAGVTASANSSDKKQQQQPSQQQQPSQQQGLKRGGAESSLPPQTFAMSFAAPMNGTTGNISSMAQNHAIFQSLPESLRQSYMMAAPTAAAHQSQQKDFRISEEAARTGHDSSNADEDRKVSSGLTAKSGQSIAFSRPDLVADASGSNNRSSRSPISTSMGAAAQSSHPLHAHYQPQQYALQLQKQQQQNQNMNNARGKNQPPSNGSAYPEHLITSSSSMAAKFPNSISSFPLQTSNTSSSPVQSPQWRNPARGPTTAQVPSSHASATTTSSLKNNLHQSQQQSSRSHPQSHTQISFGATASPKLQSTTSVQMQQQQQQNQNPSSNSGNQSPSPPMLVGSPTTSISKGSGGGGSPRTNASASTSGRTGQASSLSSSQPAKNPPVGTQRSSSPSILGNPNNSNSTKSQQLQQKQTLHQQKVQAMMMYGQPYMQVQQHTQAQQHGASSMPPAQMMMYTHPIRLQQQSSQQSSSSTAMLSLCPPVTHANTTTSDPAKAIAAATSMMNHPQYGAAAAQSQMPAGFPPYVHNASAAASVQVKPTEQKQPAGNDSLRVSQPEKK comes from the exons ATG AAAGCGAATGGAGGAGGATCGAAACCGAGACCACCAAAATCGTCATCAAAGTCGTCATCTTCTAATCCTGAGGAGCTTGAAATCGAGATAGCTGAGGTTTTATATGGTCTCATGACTCAGTCACAAGCTCCATCTAAGAAAGAAATCCCATCTAACGATTCATCAATGAAATTCGATTCAAATAAGTCAAGTAGTGACACCAAATCTAGAGTTTCTTCTCCTATCTCAAACTCAACAGCTCTACCGCAAAATTCAACGTCTTTGTCAACTGTTG CACCAAAGAGGAAGAGACCACGGCAAGTATCAGACAATCCGGTTTCTTCTTCGATAAAAACCGAGATTGAACATCATCAGCGTCTCCAGTCTCCCAAGACAGATATTTCTTCTCCTTATTTGGAAAACAATAGCCCAGAttctgctgctgctggtggtggtgagaATGGTGTTTCTTCCTTTGGTTTCACCACTTTGCCCGGTCAAAAGGTAACGTCTCTATCATCGGAGCCATCGGTGGCGGCGCCACAGCCGCCGGCGGCAGAAGAGGAGAGGAAATGTGGTGTGGGTGCAGTGTTGACTAAAGAAGAGGTTGAGAAGGAATCTCATATGGTCAAATTAAATGATGGAAATAGTAAAATTGAAGCTGTGATTACGACAGCTGCATCTACTACAGTTATCAATCT aaAAATAGCTAATCCGGAGACTCAAAGTCAAAAGGATGAAAAGTTTGAAATAGATCTGATG GCTCCACCTCCTCAACAAAGAACATCTCATGGAAGTGATGGTGTCGACAATGATTTTTCTGATCACAGGCAGATGGCAACccag GAAACAAGCAAAAGTAAGGAAGATGACAAGCTCAGGAAGAGTGACACCGAGGAGCAGAAGCCGGGGAGAATTCAAGAATCCGGAGAATCATTAAAGCAAGCCGTTAATGAAGACATTAATATCCAACTCAATATCGATATGGAAAAACCCAATAAGGGTTGTGCCGGCATGGTAAGTGGTAGCAGCAACAGATCGCTACAACAAGTTCTTCTTAAACATCAGCATTTATCAGCTAAATCTGAAACCCACACAGAGAAGACAG CTCAATCCAGTTCTCTACCAATGTCTATGTCGGTGACGAACTGGCCTCAAATGGG GTATGTTGCGCCTTTGCAGGGGGTCATATCCATGGATGGGAACACAATGGCTTCGGCACCAATTCAG CCGCTATTTACAAATCCACGGCCAAAAAGGTGTGCGACACACTGCTACATTGCAAGGAACATTCATTGCAATCAGCAATTCATGAAGATGAACCCATTTTGGCCAGCTGCATCGGGATCTGCCGCCCCTATGTTTGGAGCCAAACCTTGCAATCTAAATGTCATGCCTTCTACTGAGCTACATGCAAACATTCCACAGTCCATGCAAGACAAGGGTCAGGCTGTCGGCATCTTCCCAGGTTACACCACCGGAAAAGACACCAAGTCTTCCCAACCCGCAACCATCACTGACCCTGCCCAGAGAAAacaagttttgcttcagcaagcaatGCCGCCAGTCGCTCCCAACAATGTACTT CATGGGCCTGCTTTCATCTTCCCCTTTAACCAGCAACAGGCAGTGGCGGCCTCTGCTTCTGTGCGACCCGGCTCTTCTAAGCTTAcaaccagcacagcagcaggTGGTTTGGGTGCTGCTTCAGGTGCAGCCAATTCAGCTACAGTGAGTTCCTCGACTACAGCAACTGCCCCTGCATTGAGCTTTAATTACCCGAATATAACTGCCAATGAAACCCAGTACTTGGCAATTTTGCAGAACAATCCCTACTCTTTCCCAATGCCTGCAGTAGGAGCCCCTCCAAATTATAGACCCAGTCCTCATGCCCAAGCCATGCCTCTGTTCAATGGCTCGTTCTATTCTTCACAGATGATACACCCATCTCAAGTTCCACAACAACCCCAGCAAGCTACTCCACCAACTCAAGCTCAAAATCATCGCCCTTCTCAGTCCCATCAAACCCACCAGAACAGTAGCGGTTCCACATCATCATCACACAAACATTTGCAAGCTCAACAGCGGCAGCAAGGGAGTGGTGCTACCGCTGTAAATGGTAGTGGCAGTGGGAACGCTGGGAGTTTGCACAACAGCTATCATGCTGCTGCCCATAAAAGCCGATCGCAACAATCTTCTCAGCAGCAGAACCAGCACATGAACCCAGCTCTGCAAGTAAGGCATCTCGAAAGTGATGTGACTGGTGGTGAGGATAGTCCTTCGACTGCTGATAGTAGAGTCTCGCGGGCAGCAAACACAATGAGTGTTTACAGTCATAATTTTTCTATGCCGGGTCATTCTAAAGCATTTCCTCAGATGGACCACCCTAACGGTGCACTGACCAAGGCCACTGGTGCTGGCGTGACCGCCAGTGCCAACTCAAGTGACAAGAAACAACAGCAACAGCCGTCACAACAGCAACAACCGTCACAACAGCAAGGGTTAAAAAGGGGCGGTGCTGAGTCATCTCTTCCACCTCAGACTTTTGCAATGTCTTTTGCTGCTCCTATGAATGGCACTACTGGTAACATATCTTCTATGGCTCAGAACCATGCCATTTTCCAAAGCTTGCCGGAATCGTTACGACAAAGTTATATGATGGCAGCACCTACGGCAGCAGCCCACCAATCTCAACAGAAAGATTTTAGAATATCTGAAGAGGCTGCTAGAACCGGTCATGATTCTTCCAATGCTGACGAGGACAGAAAGGTCAGTTCAGGGTTGACCGCAAAATCCGGTCAGTCTATTGCATTTTCTAGACCAGATCTTGTTGCAGATGCATCTGGTTCTAATAATCGGTCATCTCGATCTCCCATCTCAACCTCTATGGGAGCAGCTGCTCAGTCTTCTCATCCCTTACATGCTCATTATCAACCGCAGCAATATGCCCTTCAGCTTCAGAAGCAGCAACAACAGAACCAGAACATGAATAATGCTCGAGGTAAGAATCAACCGCCAAGCAATGGAAGTGCATACCCAGAGCATTTAataacttcatcttcttcaatggCTGCCAAGTTCCCAAACTCCATCTCATCTTTTCCACTCCAAACCAGCAACACCAGTAGCTCGCCGGTTCAATCTCCTCAGTGGAGAAACCCAGCGAGAGGCCCAACCACCGCTCAAGTTCCATCTTCTCATGCTTCAGCAACAACCACATCTTCCCTCAAGAACAACCTTCACCAATCCCAACAACAGTCGAGTAGGTCCCACCCACAATCACATACACAGATTTCTTTCGGTGCAACCGCAAGTCCGAAACTGCAATCCACCACGTCTGTACAGatgcagcagcagcagcaacagaaTCAAAACCCCAGTAGTAACAGTGGTAATCAGTCCCCTTCTCCTCCAATGCTGGTCGGCTCTCCTACAACTTCCATATCtaaaggcagtggtggtggtggaagcCCTAGAACAAATGCGTCAGCATCCACTAGTGGTAGAACAGGTCAAGCGTCTTCTTTGTCCTCATCTCAACCGGCTAAGAACCCTCCTGTAGGAACCCAGAGATCATCATCACCTTCCATTCTTGGTAACCCTAACAACTCGAATTCTACTAAATCACAACAGCTTCAACAGAAGCAAACATTACATCAGCAGAAAGTCCAGGCAATGATGATGTACGGTCAACCTTACATGCAAGTTCAGCAACATACTCAAGCTCAACAACATGGTGCCAGCTCAATGCCACCAGCCCAGATGATGATGTACACTCATCCTATTAGATTACAGCAGCAGTCGTCACagcaatcatcatcttcaacagcCATGCTGTCGCTTTGCCCACCCGTGACGCATGCAAATACCACCACTTCCGACCCTGCCAAAGCAATTGCTGCAGCCACTAGTATGATGAACCACCCTCAGTATGGCGCTGCAGCTGCACAGTCGCAAATGCCTGCTGGTTTCCCTCCGTATGTTCACAACGCCTCTGCTGCAGCTTCAGTTCAGGTCAAACCTACAGAGCAAAAACAACCGGCCG GAAATGACAGTTTGCGTGTGTCGCAGCCTGAGAAGAAATAG